From Niallia sp. Man26:
ATAGAAAGGAGAGAAAAAAATGGAGTCAATATGGTTGGAATATGCTTGGGCATTGTTGATTTTAATTGGCTTAGAAGGGTTGTTATCTGCTGACAATGCATTGGTTCTTGCAGTAATTGCGAAGCATTTACCTGAAGATGAGAAAAAAAGGGCAATAAATTACGGTATAATTATCGCCTTTATTTTTCGATTTGCAGCACTGTTTGCGATATCATTTATTGCAAACGTCTGGCAGGTACAGGCAATCGGTGCCGTTTATCTGCTTTATTTAGGCTTAAAGCATATCTTTAAGGCATGGTTTAAGAAAGAAAAGCCGCATACGGAAGTGGAAGAAGAGGCTAAAGGAAAGGGCTTCTTACCTACTGTGGGAAAGATTGCATTAGCAGATTTAGTTTTTGCGATTGATTCCATTTTAGCGGCAGTTGCTCTTGCCCTCGGCCTTCCTGATTCACCGCTTGGTGAGTTCGGCGGTATGGATGGAGGACAGTTTCTCGTTGTTCTTCTTGGTGGGATTGCCGGCCTAGTTTTAATTAAATATGCAGCCACATGGTTTGTACAGCTGCTTGATAAGCGACCTGCATTAGAAACAACAGCATATGTAATTGTAGCTTGGGTCGGTGTCAAGCTTAGCGTAATTACCCTGGCACACGAAGATATTGGTGTACTGGACCATCATTTTCCCCATAGCACTGGCTGGACGTTAATCTTTTATGGAGTATTAGTAGCGGTAGCATTAATCGGCTGGTTTGCGCCAAACAATAAAAATAAGGCTAAGAAAGACCCTGCCTAAAAATCATAAGCTTTATTCCCTTATCCACTTGGGAGTAGAGCTTTTTTAGTGTATTTTATAGCATTAGAAATAATAACTCGGGGCATCTTAGTAGCAGAATGGAGGACTAGTTATGAATTATCGAATGCTCTTATCTCTTTTTGTTATTTTTTTAAGTTTATCTACTGCTGCTGGAGCCGCAGTGGAAGTGCCTTTAACAGCTGCATTTGTGCGAAACAATCAGCTGTGGGTGAAGGAGGGAAGTGAAGAAAGACAGCTCACCTATTCTCAGCATGTATATAACCCTAAATGGTCCTTTGATGGCCGTTTTATTGCGTATATAGATGGGGATGAGCAAGGTGAAAAGTCTGATCTGTATATTTATGATATGGTCAAAAACGAAAGCTATCAACCATATGTGCAAGTGAGTGCAACGGATTTCAAATGGTCACCAAATAATAATCAGTTAGCTTATAATGATCAAGGAATATTAAACGTCACTAAAATAAAACACGGACGGCCTGAAATGTTTGAGAACGTTTCTTTAGGTGTCAGCGGATTTGAATGGTTTCCGAACGGCAAAGAATTTATTGTGTCTTCTCAATCCAATTTATTACCGACAGGTTGGGGCCCCATTGAATTATTTAAAGTTGCAGCTGATGCAAACTTACAACAAGAAAAGATTCATCCCTTTTTTACAATCCTGACTAATAAAGATTTATTTGCAATAACGGCAGAGGAGTTTAAGTGGAGTGATGATGGAAAGTGGCTTAGCTTTCTGGCTATTCCGACAGCATCCTGGTCCAATGACAGTAATTCATTATGTGTTATTACAGCAAAGGGAGAGCGTTTTCAAGAAGTCGGCAAAATGCTGAACAATCAGGATTGGTTTAATTGGGCCCCGAATAAAAATCAGCTTGCCTATATTTCTGGTGAAGGAAGATTTCTCGTTGAAAATAAGCGGACAACCATCGCAGAAATGCCTGCTTTTATCGGACAGAAAGTTTATACACCAAAGGGGGATGTTGACTTGGATTTGTCATGGTATTCTCCTGATGTAGTGATTGTTGCTCGTTCTAAGGAAAATAAAGAATGGAAGGAAGGCCCGGTACCTACAATGTATACTAGCCTTTATTCCATTCATTTGAAGTCTAATGACCAAAAGCAATTGACAGCACCTAAAGAAAAGGAACGAGATGATACCCCTCAAGCCGTTAATGGCTATATAACTTGGGTCCGGCATATGGAAAATGAGCAAAATAATGTTTGGATTAGAGAAGGGCTTGAAGGCAAAGATAGTATATGGATTAAAAATGTTGAGTCTGAACCTGTTTTTTATATAGAGAAGCATAAATTATAGCAGCTTGTAAAAAGGCGTGAGTATGGAGAAGTCTCACGTCTTTTTATATGGCCTGCTTTTTATCATGTGTAGACGGATTAGAATCTGCGATAAACCTGTTTAATACTTTTTTCGCTGCTGGCATAAAGTATTGCAGAACAAGTCCTCCTAAACAAACCGTTAGTAACGTACCAATGCCAATTGGTCCACCTAAACTGAATGCAATAATTAAAAATACTAAATAAATAAATGTTCTC
This genomic window contains:
- a CDS encoding TerC family protein; its protein translation is MESIWLEYAWALLILIGLEGLLSADNALVLAVIAKHLPEDEKKRAINYGIIIAFIFRFAALFAISFIANVWQVQAIGAVYLLYLGLKHIFKAWFKKEKPHTEVEEEAKGKGFLPTVGKIALADLVFAIDSILAAVALALGLPDSPLGEFGGMDGGQFLVVLLGGIAGLVLIKYAATWFVQLLDKRPALETTAYVIVAWVGVKLSVITLAHEDIGVLDHHFPHSTGWTLIFYGVLVAVALIGWFAPNNKNKAKKDPA
- a CDS encoding translocation protein TolB; this translates as MNYRMLLSLFVIFLSLSTAAGAAVEVPLTAAFVRNNQLWVKEGSEERQLTYSQHVYNPKWSFDGRFIAYIDGDEQGEKSDLYIYDMVKNESYQPYVQVSATDFKWSPNNNQLAYNDQGILNVTKIKHGRPEMFENVSLGVSGFEWFPNGKEFIVSSQSNLLPTGWGPIELFKVAADANLQQEKIHPFFTILTNKDLFAITAEEFKWSDDGKWLSFLAIPTASWSNDSNSLCVITAKGERFQEVGKMLNNQDWFNWAPNKNQLAYISGEGRFLVENKRTTIAEMPAFIGQKVYTPKGDVDLDLSWYSPDVVIVARSKENKEWKEGPVPTMYTSLYSIHLKSNDQKQLTAPKEKERDDTPQAVNGYITWVRHMENEQNNVWIREGLEGKDSIWIKNVESEPVFYIEKHKL